Proteins found in one Meiothermus cerbereus DSM 11376 genomic segment:
- a CDS encoding S9 family peptidase, with protein MNTDLLYQLRFLSDLTEGPAGKPLFIYTDIERPEKEPPRYRSRLATWDGGLRFLTQGEAKAPFWRGNYIYFTRKVDKASQLFRLPLAGGEAEQLTQFKSGVEGYKVSPDGSRIALLTRGDYEPPRPDEPRTYQTWPVKFDARGLLPDQPREIWLWEDKEARPLVKFSQDIEEVAWNTPGDGLFFTASATPQERWAWVQRAYQVGLDGRVEELFGGVGPVGGLEPTPDGGLVYLAHAWERGGGTQSRLYYRGRNGAIRLLAEGSFLNSVNSDMRIGAGSQTPKLGPDGRVYVVVTLEGSARLLAVTLEGQAQLVSSAESSTLGFVFCNNELYTLSENFTRGACLARGEEVLYDPNAGILPELPTPQEVRHQAPEGHTVQGWVLLPEGEGPHPVILYIHGGPHTAFGNAPMLQLQLFRDAGFAVAFCNPRGSTGYGQDFTDLGQRWGDIDEKDLLGFLDEVLTRFPLDPSRVAVAGGSYGGYMTNWLTARHPDRFKAAVTDRSICNWTSFYGASDIGPRFTFLELGSRPWENPELLWQKSPLSLAHQVQTPTLVVHSEQDHRCPIDQGETWYTVLLQKGVPSRFFRVPEEGHELSRSGRPDRRIARLNAYLEWFKRYL; from the coding sequence GTGAACACCGACCTGTTGTATCAACTTCGTTTCCTGTCCGATCTGACTGAAGGCCCAGCTGGTAAGCCGCTATTTATCTACACCGATATCGAGCGGCCCGAGAAGGAGCCTCCCCGCTACCGTTCGCGCCTGGCTACTTGGGACGGAGGGTTGCGCTTCCTAACCCAAGGCGAGGCTAAAGCACCCTTCTGGCGCGGTAATTACATTTACTTCACCCGCAAGGTAGATAAAGCCAGCCAACTCTTTCGCTTGCCCCTGGCGGGCGGCGAGGCCGAGCAGCTCACCCAGTTCAAGTCGGGGGTCGAAGGCTACAAGGTGAGCCCTGATGGAAGCCGCATTGCCCTATTGACCCGGGGTGATTACGAGCCGCCCAGGCCAGATGAGCCCCGCACCTACCAGACCTGGCCGGTAAAGTTTGATGCCAGGGGCTTGTTGCCCGATCAGCCCAGGGAAATCTGGCTCTGGGAAGACAAAGAAGCCAGACCCCTGGTCAAGTTTTCGCAAGACATCGAAGAGGTGGCCTGGAACACACCGGGCGACGGGCTCTTCTTTACTGCTTCAGCCACACCGCAGGAGCGCTGGGCCTGGGTCCAGCGGGCCTACCAGGTGGGTCTGGATGGTCGGGTGGAGGAGCTATTTGGCGGGGTGGGGCCTGTGGGCGGCCTCGAGCCTACCCCGGATGGCGGCCTGGTCTACCTGGCGCACGCCTGGGAGCGGGGCGGGGGTACACAGTCCAGGCTTTATTACCGAGGGCGGAACGGGGCCATCCGGCTGTTGGCCGAAGGTTCCTTTCTGAATTCGGTGAACTCGGATATGCGCATCGGCGCTGGCTCCCAAACCCCCAAGCTGGGGCCCGATGGTCGGGTATATGTGGTGGTTACCCTCGAGGGCTCGGCCCGCCTGCTGGCGGTTACGCTCGAGGGGCAGGCCCAGCTTGTTAGCTCGGCAGAATCCAGCACCCTGGGCTTTGTCTTCTGCAACAACGAGCTCTACACCCTTTCGGAAAACTTTACCCGCGGGGCTTGCCTGGCCCGTGGTGAAGAGGTGCTGTATGACCCCAACGCCGGGATATTGCCCGAGCTACCCACCCCACAGGAGGTACGCCACCAGGCCCCCGAAGGCCATACCGTGCAGGGCTGGGTACTGCTTCCAGAGGGCGAAGGCCCCCACCCGGTAATTCTGTACATCCATGGCGGGCCACACACTGCTTTTGGCAATGCCCCGATGCTTCAGCTGCAATTGTTTCGGGATGCAGGCTTTGCTGTGGCCTTCTGTAACCCGCGGGGTTCAACAGGCTACGGGCAGGACTTCACCGACCTGGGGCAGCGCTGGGGGGACATTGACGAGAAAGACCTGCTGGGCTTTTTGGATGAGGTGCTGACCCGCTTTCCCCTGGATCCGAGCCGGGTGGCGGTGGCAGGGGGTTCATACGGGGGCTACATGACCAACTGGCTTACCGCCCGCCACCCAGACCGCTTCAAGGCGGCTGTAACCGACCGAAGCATCTGTAACTGGACAAGCTTTTATGGTGCTTCCGACATTGGCCCGCGCTTTACCTTCCTAGAGCTGGGTTCTAGGCCCTGGGAAAACCCCGAGCTGCTCTGGCAAAAAAGCCCGCTTTCGCTGGCCCATCAGGTGCAAACCCCCACCCTGGTGGTGCACTCCGAGCAAGACCACCGCTGCCCCATAGACCAGGGCGAAACCTGGTACACCGTTCTGTTGCAAAAGGGCGTGCCCAGCCGGTTTTTCAGGGTTCCCGAAGAAGGGCACGAACTCAGCCGCTCGGGTCGTCCCGACCGCCGCATTGCCAGGCTTAATGCCTACCTGGAATGGTTCAAGCGGTATTTGTGA
- a CDS encoding DUF3467 domain-containing protein produces MPELRVDIDRETALGKYANFAIFSHQKNEFYLDFALMQPSGQPNQVVAVVTSRIITSPQHAKALLRSLAENIQRYEETYGVIPEAMDTSKA; encoded by the coding sequence GTGCCCGAGCTGCGCGTAGACATTGACCGCGAAACCGCCCTTGGCAAGTACGCCAACTTTGCCATTTTCTCGCATCAAAAAAACGAGTTCTACCTCGACTTTGCCCTAATGCAACCCAGCGGGCAACCCAATCAGGTGGTGGCTGTCGTCACCAGCAGGATTATCACCAGCCCACAGCACGCCAAAGCGCTGCTGCGTAGCCTGGCTGAAAACATTCAGCGCTACGAAGAAACCTACGGGGTTATCCCCGAAGCCATGGACACTTCCAAGGCCTAG
- a CDS encoding roadblock/LC7 domain-containing protein, whose translation MVQEVLGELQATKGVVASALMAEDGFVVESMRTEQAPDIDFFGGAASTALASARALSQELKRGEVEEVMVEYPEGPVLLVPLEGGYLLVVLMDSMQSLGRVRFQLKKSVPRLKEALS comes from the coding sequence ATGGTTCAAGAAGTTCTTGGCGAACTGCAAGCAACCAAAGGGGTGGTGGCCTCAGCGCTAATGGCCGAGGACGGCTTTGTGGTGGAAAGCATGCGTACCGAGCAGGCTCCGGACATAGATTTTTTTGGCGGCGCAGCTTCCACAGCGCTGGCGTCTGCACGGGCTTTATCGCAGGAGCTAAAGCGCGGCGAGGTGGAAGAAGTCATGGTAGAGTACCCCGAGGGACCAGTTTTGCTGGTTCCGCTCGAGGGTGGATACCTGCTGGTGGTGCTGATGGACTCCATGCAAAGCCTGGGTCGGGTGCGCTTCCAGCTGAAAAAAAGTGTTCCACGCCTCAAGGAGGCTTTATCGTGA
- a CDS encoding roadblock/LC7 domain-containing protein — protein MKMLETLVPLGARQAVLASQDGLVIESIGKDTPAPELLAAELASLARASRTLAKSLGGELRRFTIATEQREVLVVVFSGYCLGAVVEKGTDRKSIGLELLRLAMRLAQTI, from the coding sequence ATGAAAATGCTCGAGACCCTGGTACCACTTGGTGCGCGCCAGGCTGTTCTGGCCAGTCAGGATGGACTGGTTATCGAAAGCATTGGCAAGGATACGCCCGCACCCGAGCTGCTCGCCGCCGAGCTGGCAAGCCTGGCCAGAGCCAGCCGTACCCTGGCCAAAAGCCTAGGCGGGGAGCTCAGGCGCTTCACCATCGCCACCGAGCAGCGTGAAGTGCTGGTGGTGGTTTTCAGCGGTTACTGTCTGGGCGCTGTGGTCGAGAAGGGCACCGACCGAAAAAGTATCGGCCTCGAGCTTCTGCGTCTGGCTATGCGTTTGGCACAGACCATTTAG
- the recR gene encoding recombination mediator RecR yields the protein MRYPERLLKLVRALAGLPGVGPKSAQKLGLFLVQNPDIASELLGSLQAAQALHPCPVCGNLAEEELCPICADPERDRSVICVVETISDLMAIERSGEYSGLYHVLGGALNPLEGIGPEQLNLEKLFSRLEGIGEVILATGMTVEGEATAGFLAERLNQMHIRSTRLAYGLPVGGSLEYADEVTLARALENRRGYQ from the coding sequence ATGCGCTACCCTGAGCGTCTACTCAAACTGGTGCGGGCCCTGGCTGGTTTACCAGGGGTTGGCCCTAAGAGCGCACAAAAGCTTGGGCTTTTCCTGGTGCAGAATCCCGATATAGCCTCGGAACTGCTGGGCAGCCTGCAGGCCGCGCAAGCCCTGCACCCCTGCCCGGTGTGCGGCAACCTGGCCGAAGAGGAGCTATGTCCCATCTGCGCCGACCCAGAGCGCGACCGAAGCGTCATCTGTGTGGTCGAGACCATCTCGGATCTGATGGCTATCGAACGCAGCGGTGAGTACAGCGGCCTTTACCATGTGCTGGGCGGCGCGCTAAACCCACTGGAAGGCATCGGGCCAGAGCAGCTCAACCTGGAAAAGCTGTTCTCCCGCCTGGAGGGCATCGGCGAAGTAATCCTGGCAACCGGGATGACCGTAGAGGGCGAGGCCACAGCAGGTTTTTTGGCCGAACGGCTAAACCAGATGCATATTCGCTCGACCCGCCTGGCCTATGGCTTACCGGTGGGGGGTAGCCTCGAGTACGCCGATGAGGTTACCCTGGCCAGGGCGCTGGAAAACCGCCGGGGCTACCAGTGA
- a CDS encoding YbaB/EbfC family nucleoid-associated protein, producing the protein MNIQKIMKEAQKAQKKAAEVQERLGQMLVIGSAGGGLVEVTSNGHGQIQAIKLKPDAVDKDDLEALEDLILVAIQDAQRKAHDLSEKEMSRELGGIGNMLGGMF; encoded by the coding sequence ATGAACATTCAAAAAATCATGAAAGAGGCCCAGAAGGCCCAAAAAAAAGCAGCGGAGGTGCAAGAGCGCCTGGGTCAGATGCTGGTCATCGGTAGCGCTGGCGGGGGGCTGGTAGAGGTCACCTCGAATGGACATGGGCAGATTCAGGCCATTAAGCTCAAGCCCGATGCAGTGGACAAAGACGACCTCGAGGCCCTCGAGGATCTCATTTTGGTAGCCATTCAGGACGCCCAGCGTAAAGCCCACGACCTCTCCGAGAAGGAGATGAGCCGGGAGCTGGGCGGCATCGGCAACATGCTGGGGGGCATGTTCTAA
- a CDS encoding MFS transporter codes for MIGQPMWSALKHQAFRWLFFSTLVSLIGSKIHRVALLFVAYQETQNAVWVSLILGAQFLAKAVLGPLLGPLADRYDRKTLMVISNLVRAFLVACIPLFAMGSMPLLMVLAFLMAVFESIYYSASNSAIPDLVSKSELDSANSLITFVDRFADVSFVALAGVLVAGVGPAPAFWIDVVSYLIAAAFLVFLPTLPGKAGKGNYFAAVAEGLRPLWQNPVLRRTVGTLALAAAFGSVEAALGIVYAIGALKIGVQGFGVLEALMAAGAVLGALITPFLIGRLSRETVFLMGLGIWGLFLASTGLFPFPLWAGIAMVAMGLLNSMFIVPARSIVQTAAPPELRGRILAAFGSTMQSAVLIGTFLAGVLEPRLGVLAVLILSGTAVSLAVLVVYVRGGIPTPLSETKAS; via the coding sequence ATGATAGGTCAACCTATGTGGAGCGCATTAAAACATCAAGCATTCCGATGGCTGTTTTTCTCTACACTGGTTTCCCTTATCGGAAGCAAAATTCACCGCGTAGCCCTGCTATTTGTGGCCTACCAGGAGACCCAGAATGCCGTCTGGGTATCGCTCATACTGGGGGCCCAGTTTCTGGCCAAAGCAGTGTTAGGGCCGCTGCTGGGACCGCTGGCCGACCGCTACGACCGCAAAACCCTGATGGTTATCTCCAACCTGGTTCGGGCCTTTCTGGTCGCCTGCATTCCCCTGTTTGCCATGGGCTCGATGCCCCTGCTCATGGTGCTGGCCTTCCTGATGGCGGTCTTTGAGTCCATTTACTACTCCGCCAGCAACAGCGCCATACCCGATTTGGTGTCCAAGTCGGAGCTGGATAGCGCAAACAGCCTCATCACCTTTGTGGATCGCTTTGCCGATGTGAGCTTTGTGGCCCTGGCAGGCGTGCTGGTGGCCGGTGTGGGACCTGCACCCGCTTTTTGGATTGATGTGGTCTCGTACCTTATAGCCGCCGCATTTCTGGTTTTTTTGCCTACGCTGCCGGGCAAGGCCGGTAAAGGCAACTATTTCGCGGCAGTGGCCGAGGGGCTGCGTCCGCTGTGGCAAAACCCGGTTCTGCGCCGAACCGTCGGCACCCTGGCTTTAGCCGCAGCTTTCGGCTCGGTGGAAGCGGCGCTGGGCATCGTTTATGCCATAGGGGCCCTGAAGATCGGGGTGCAGGGCTTTGGGGTGCTCGAGGCCCTCATGGCGGCAGGTGCCGTTTTGGGCGCGCTCATCACCCCCTTCCTCATCGGTCGTTTGTCGCGTGAAACCGTGTTCTTGATGGGCCTGGGCATCTGGGGACTATTTCTGGCCTCTACCGGACTATTTCCATTCCCGCTTTGGGCCGGCATTGCCATGGTTGCAATGGGCTTGCTAAACAGCATGTTTATCGTTCCGGCCCGCTCCATTGTCCAGACCGCCGCCCCGCCCGAACTGCGCGGACGCATCCTGGCAGCCTTCGGGAGCACCATGCAAAGTGCAGTTCTCATCGGCACTTTTTTAGCAGGTGTACTCGAGCCCCGCCTGGGGGTACTGGCCGTCCTGATTCTGAGCGGAACAGCCGTTTCTCTGGCAGTTCTGGTGGTTTATGTGCGGGGGGGCATTCCCACTCCCTTGAGCGAAACCAAGGCCAGCTAA
- a CDS encoding PP2C family protein-serine/threonine phosphatase has translation MRLARLEIATESNIGRRRRNNEDFHRVAVHPTPAGNLVLLAVADGMGGAEAGELASKLAIEGVSSAVKSYAEHAATGRPGVGLNLVMDKAFKLSQRRILQEGERVPSRKGMGTTLTAVILTEWNRQAVIGHVGDTRAYRYSSGRWTLLTQDHSWVAQQVRQGVLSAEQAEDHPWKHMLTQALGLSDVKHDIISVSFAPGEVLVLATDGLYGLVPPEEWSIGGDLQSALESWVAKALVRGGTDNITVVAARFR, from the coding sequence ATGCGATTGGCACGGCTCGAAATTGCCACAGAATCCAACATTGGCCGGCGTCGTCGGAACAACGAGGACTTTCACCGTGTAGCAGTGCATCCGACCCCAGCCGGAAACCTGGTACTGCTGGCTGTGGCCGATGGTATGGGGGGGGCCGAGGCGGGTGAGCTGGCCAGCAAGCTGGCTATTGAAGGGGTTAGCTCGGCAGTCAAATCTTATGCCGAGCACGCCGCAACAGGCCGCCCGGGCGTGGGGCTCAACCTGGTCATGGATAAGGCCTTTAAGCTCTCCCAACGGCGCATTTTACAGGAAGGGGAGCGGGTGCCCTCGCGTAAAGGCATGGGCACCACGCTGACTGCGGTAATACTCACCGAGTGGAACCGACAAGCCGTAATCGGACATGTGGGTGATACCCGCGCCTACCGATACTCATCGGGCCGATGGACGCTTTTGACCCAGGATCACTCCTGGGTGGCCCAGCAGGTACGCCAGGGCGTGCTAAGCGCAGAACAGGCCGAAGATCATCCCTGGAAGCACATGCTTACCCAGGCCCTGGGGCTCTCCGATGTTAAGCACGACATCATCTCGGTAAGTTTTGCGCCCGGCGAAGTGCTGGTGCTGGCCACCGATGGCCTGTATGGGCTGGTGCCCCCGGAGGAATGGAGTATTGGCGGCGACCTTCAATCGGCCCTCGAGAGCTGGGTGGCAAAGGCCTTGGTGCGGGGCGGCACCGACAACATCACGGTTGTAGCAGCGAGGTTCAGATGA